The following are from one region of the Terriglobales bacterium genome:
- a CDS encoding class IV adenylate cyclase, translated as MPAEEVEVKLRADDLETLKGKLAASQFRLVTPRTHEMNTLYDFPDRRLRARGEVLRIRKYGSKWTVTHKTKGNSGKHKSRSETETQVDDGEALAHIFIAIGLAPSFRYEKYRAEWSDGEGHVVLDETPIGNIAELEGSPKWIDRTAARLGIKESEYITQSYAQMFTTWRERTRSKARDMTWEEVAK; from the coding sequence ATGCCGGCCGAGGAAGTCGAAGTCAAACTGCGCGCGGATGATCTAGAAACCCTTAAAGGCAAGCTCGCTGCATCCCAATTCAGGCTCGTAACTCCGCGCACCCACGAGATGAATACGCTGTACGACTTTCCCGATCGACGCTTGCGCGCACGCGGGGAGGTTCTGCGGATTCGCAAGTATGGGTCCAAATGGACCGTCACTCACAAAACTAAGGGCAATTCAGGGAAACATAAGTCGCGCTCTGAGACTGAAACTCAGGTCGACGACGGCGAGGCTCTTGCGCACATCTTCATCGCCATTGGACTCGCTCCGTCATTTCGTTACGAGAAGTACCGCGCCGAATGGAGCGACGGCGAAGGACACGTGGTGCTCGACGAGACCCCCATCGGCAACATTGCCGAACTCGAAGGATCGCCAAAGTGGATCGACCGCACGGCGGCCCGTCTTGGAATCAAGGAGTCGGAATACATTACTCAGAGCTACGCCCAGATGTTCACCACCTGGCGCGAGCGCACGCGCAGTAAAGCACGCGATATGACTTGGGAAGAAGTGGCAAAGTAG
- a CDS encoding MIP/aquaporin family protein produces the protein MSPKPTLVAQLIAEFLGTFVLILFGIGVVAMVVLFPSKNAGELIHGGYTNITLGWGLAVTMGIYIAGKISGAHLNPAVTVSLAVFRGFPWRHVIPYSVAQIAGAFCAAAVVYRNYLPAFRQVDPSFDHTAGVFTTFPTFPALPGAGFLDQVIGTGLLLLLILAITDEFNMPPGANLAPLMIGLVVVAIGMSFGGMHGYAINPARDFGPRLFTVVAGFRNNGLTDGSGAWLVPIAGPLLGGLLGSALYDFGIRRFLRPTQHMSQTVR, from the coding sequence TTGAGTCCGAAACCGACATTAGTAGCGCAGCTGATCGCGGAGTTTCTTGGAACTTTTGTCCTAATTCTGTTTGGCATCGGCGTAGTTGCAATGGTCGTACTGTTCCCAAGTAAGAATGCCGGGGAGCTCATTCATGGCGGATACACGAACATCACACTGGGTTGGGGACTGGCCGTTACGATGGGAATTTACATCGCGGGGAAGATCTCTGGCGCGCACTTAAATCCCGCCGTCACGGTGTCCCTGGCCGTTTTTCGAGGATTTCCCTGGCGACACGTGATCCCATATTCAGTTGCGCAGATTGCCGGCGCATTCTGTGCTGCCGCAGTGGTGTATCGCAATTACCTCCCAGCCTTCCGTCAGGTTGATCCGTCATTCGATCACACGGCAGGCGTCTTCACGACGTTTCCCACGTTCCCGGCATTGCCGGGAGCGGGATTTCTTGATCAGGTAATCGGCACTGGACTTCTTCTGTTGCTCATTCTGGCAATCACTGATGAATTCAACATGCCGCCTGGCGCGAACTTGGCACCTTTGATGATTGGACTCGTAGTCGTGGCTATCGGCATGAGTTTCGGCGGAATGCACGGGTACGCTATCAATCCAGCTCGCGATTTTGGACCACGTTTGTTCACCGTCGTCGCGGGCTTCCGCAACAACGGTCTCACCGATGGAAGCGGTGCGTGGCTCGTTCCGATCGCAGGGCCATTGTTGGGTGGTTTGCTGGGGTCAGCGCTGTACGACTTCGGTATCCGCCGTTTCCTGCGCCCCACGCAGCACATGTCTCAGACGGTCAGGTGA
- a CDS encoding metal ABC transporter substrate-binding protein, whose translation MMKQLTFFGLLATLLLPSLAFAKKLTVVTSTTDLAALTQEVGGDRVNVESIAKGYQDPHFVEAKPSFLLKLRNADVLVSVGLDLEIGWLPPLITQSGNGRIQRGANGYLDASQFAEILEIPQGTVTRAEGDVHPLGNPHYWLDPDNGRRVAKGIAGKLSELDPADSSYFQQRFADFDKRLSEAEKRWDAEMAPYRGRKVVTYHRSWPNFAKHFGLDVVGYVEPRPGIPPTPSHTLDLINLMKRENVKVMLIEPYFDLRTPNSVGSQTGAKVLVMTPSVGGEKGVDDYFKLFDYDLNLLKQAFDSTK comes from the coding sequence ATGATGAAACAACTCACATTTTTTGGACTGCTGGCAACACTGCTGCTGCCGTCCTTAGCCTTTGCCAAGAAGCTCACTGTAGTCACCTCCACTACCGACCTGGCCGCTCTGACCCAGGAAGTCGGAGGTGATCGAGTCAATGTGGAGTCAATCGCAAAGGGATATCAGGACCCACACTTCGTCGAGGCCAAGCCGAGCTTCCTGCTGAAATTGAGGAATGCCGACGTGCTCGTCAGTGTAGGCCTCGACCTTGAGATTGGCTGGCTGCCGCCATTGATCACGCAGTCCGGTAACGGGCGAATTCAGCGTGGAGCAAACGGATATCTCGACGCTTCGCAGTTCGCCGAAATCCTCGAAATTCCGCAAGGCACAGTGACGCGCGCCGAGGGTGACGTGCATCCTCTGGGCAATCCGCACTACTGGCTGGATCCGGATAATGGCAGGCGCGTGGCGAAGGGCATCGCGGGAAAACTTAGCGAACTCGATCCCGCCGACTCAAGCTATTTTCAGCAACGCTTTGCCGACTTCGACAAACGTCTCTCGGAAGCAGAGAAGCGTTGGGATGCGGAAATGGCTCCCTATCGCGGACGCAAAGTCGTGACCTATCATCGCTCCTGGCCTAATTTCGCCAAGCATTTTGGTCTTGATGTAGTCGGCTATGTGGAACCGCGCCCCGGAATTCCCCCAACGCCGTCGCATACGCTTGATCTCATTAACTTGATGAAGCGCGAGAACGTGAAGGTCATGCTGATTGAGCCTTACTTCGACTTGCGAACACCGAACAGTGTCGGGAGCCAAACCGGCGCGAAGGTCCTAGTAATGACGCCTTCTGTTGGAGGAGAAAAAGGTGTTGACGACTACTTTAAGCTGTTCGACTACGATTTGAACCTGCTCAAACAGGCATTTGATTCGACAAAATAA
- a CDS encoding helix-turn-helix transcriptional regulator, whose product MVAPEVIPAVDSNSSLPHIQIALAIRSLRRRSGLSQRQLAGRMQVPRTYVSKIENEKATPTLSSLARLARALEVTIPDLLRGDGRAREDEIASLATDPFVAEVAPFIFTLDPMQRSSLMMQMRDLATRPRRKI is encoded by the coding sequence GTGGTCGCGCCTGAAGTCATTCCGGCGGTAGACAGCAACAGCTCGCTTCCCCACATTCAGATTGCACTCGCGATTCGTTCGCTGCGCCGGCGCTCCGGGCTAAGCCAGCGTCAGCTTGCAGGACGGATGCAGGTGCCGCGCACATACGTATCGAAGATCGAGAATGAGAAGGCGACGCCAACGTTATCATCGCTCGCACGCCTGGCCAGGGCGCTGGAGGTCACGATTCCTGATTTGCTGCGCGGAGATGGACGCGCGCGCGAGGACGAAATCGCATCTCTCGCTACCGATCCATTCGTCGCTGAGGTTGCGCCATTCATCTTCACGCTCGATCCCATGCAGCGTTCGAGTCTGATGATGCAGATGCGCGATTTGGCTACGCGTCCACGGCGCAAGATTTAA
- a CDS encoding YCF48-related protein, producing MRFRALLTAILIIGVTLAPAQTTSTASQSWISVGPDGGDVRTLSADPANASRVLLGTSAGQIYQSEDGGKIWQRFVRIGKGNDYVVDHIIFDPQQPGVIYVAAWTLESEGGSVFKTTDNGHSWQPLSSLEGKSVRSMAIAASDPNVLVAGTLDGVYRTRNGGQTWQHISPETSGEIKNIESIAIDPTNSDVVYAGTWHLPWKTSDGGKSWHNIKSGIVDDSDVFSIIIDPKRPDVVYASACSGIYKSESAGELFHKIQGIPFSARRTRVLKQDPSNSNVVYAGTTEGLWKTSDSGKTWRRITTPDVIVNDVLVDIGRPEHVLLATDRSGVLVSNNAGASFESANTGFAHRQVAALAVDPDDQNTLYAGLINDKHYGGVFVSHNQGAHWKQMNAGLEGRDVFSLRKIGTTLLAGTSNGVFVLGGDTPAKGMRAAGAGQWRPSDHIANETIVTVGKATKTRKALTRRVIKPGVLKARVTDIEVDGKKWLAASSQGFFTSSNLGRTWQGGPVLGHPNISLVRVSPKLVVASGLNFLLISTDRGETWSEAKLPKVIASIRDIAFSSDNSLWLACREGLYRSMDAGANWERLLKLPVVNLASVYYDADTKRVLVTAMNSTEVFSSDDDGQSWQHRDSGWLLRSITQNAGHLLASTAFDGIVIEKTRTESAEAGTSGRQNVSSVR from the coding sequence ATGCGATTTCGTGCTTTGCTGACAGCGATTCTCATAATTGGCGTAACTCTCGCGCCTGCCCAGACCACCTCAACTGCGAGCCAGTCGTGGATCTCGGTTGGTCCCGACGGCGGTGATGTGCGTACTCTTTCCGCCGATCCCGCGAATGCTTCGCGAGTCCTGCTCGGGACGAGTGCCGGACAAATCTATCAGTCGGAAGACGGCGGCAAGATCTGGCAGCGTTTCGTGCGAATTGGTAAGGGCAATGACTACGTTGTCGATCACATCATCTTCGATCCGCAGCAACCTGGTGTGATCTACGTAGCGGCGTGGACGCTCGAGAGTGAAGGCGGTTCAGTCTTTAAGACCACCGACAATGGACATTCTTGGCAACCGCTTTCCTCCCTCGAAGGCAAGTCGGTGCGCTCGATGGCGATCGCAGCCTCTGATCCGAACGTTCTGGTCGCAGGCACACTTGATGGTGTCTACCGCACACGTAACGGAGGCCAGACCTGGCAGCATATCTCGCCAGAAACCAGCGGCGAGATCAAAAACATTGAATCCATCGCAATCGATCCCACTAACTCCGACGTAGTCTACGCAGGTACATGGCACCTGCCATGGAAGACCAGCGATGGCGGTAAGAGTTGGCACAACATCAAGAGCGGCATTGTCGACGACTCCGACGTTTTCTCCATCATCATCGATCCCAAGCGGCCAGACGTGGTCTATGCCAGCGCCTGCTCCGGCATTTATAAGAGCGAGAGCGCCGGAGAACTCTTCCACAAGATTCAAGGCATACCGTTTTCGGCGCGCCGCACTCGCGTACTGAAGCAGGATCCCAGCAACAGCAATGTCGTGTATGCGGGAACCACGGAAGGGTTGTGGAAGACGAGCGATTCGGGGAAGACGTGGCGACGGATAACGACTCCCGACGTGATCGTCAATGACGTGCTGGTGGATATTGGCAGACCAGAGCATGTTTTGCTGGCGACCGATCGCAGCGGAGTACTGGTGAGCAACAACGCTGGCGCGTCGTTCGAGTCCGCAAACACAGGCTTTGCCCATAGGCAGGTGGCGGCGCTTGCGGTTGATCCCGACGACCAGAACACGCTGTACGCTGGTCTTATCAACGACAAGCACTACGGCGGCGTCTTCGTCAGTCACAATCAAGGCGCCCACTGGAAGCAGATGAATGCGGGCCTGGAAGGCCGCGATGTTTTTTCCTTGCGCAAGATAGGAACCACTCTGCTAGCCGGTACCAGCAACGGAGTCTTTGTCCTGGGTGGAGACACACCAGCCAAGGGCATGCGAGCTGCCGGAGCAGGGCAATGGCGTCCCAGTGACCACATCGCCAACGAGACGATTGTGACGGTTGGCAAGGCGACAAAAACGCGGAAGGCACTTACCCGCAGGGTGATCAAGCCCGGCGTGCTAAAGGCTCGAGTGACCGACATCGAGGTAGATGGGAAGAAGTGGCTTGCTGCCAGCAGTCAAGGATTTTTCACCAGTTCGAATCTGGGACGCACGTGGCAGGGCGGTCCAGTGCTTGGGCATCCGAACATCAGCCTTGTGCGTGTATCCCCGAAGCTCGTCGTAGCTTCAGGGCTTAACTTCCTTCTCATATCCACAGATCGCGGCGAGACCTGGAGCGAAGCCAAGCTGCCGAAGGTGATTGCGTCGATTCGGGACATCGCTTTTTCTAGCGATAACAGCCTTTGGCTTGCGTGCCGCGAAGGCCTGTACCGCAGCATGGATGCTGGAGCAAACTGGGAACGCCTCCTCAAGTTGCCGGTTGTGAATCTCGCGTCGGTCTATTACGACGCGGACACTAAGCGAGTGCTAGTCACCGCAATGAACTCGACAGAGGTTTTCTCCAGCGACGATGATGGCCAGAGCTGGCAGCATCGCGACTCTGGCTGGCTTCTTCGCTCCATCACGCAGAATGCAGGCCACCTGCTTGCCTCAACCGCCTTTGATGGCATAGTGATCGAAAAAACAAGGACTGAGTCAGCGGAAGCTGGAACATCAGGCCGCCAAAACGTGTCGTCGGTACGCTGA
- a CDS encoding metal ABC transporter permease: MEILQFLMLPFVASLILTGIHAYLGVHVVERGVIFVDLALAQIAALGATIAILFGMDPHGSAAYWFSLGFTFLGAAIFALVRSRHKRIPLEAIIGITYAVASAGAILAMSKATGETEHLKDMLVGNILAVSKQDVIKTAILYGAIGTFHYIFRRKFLLISMNEDAARGRGINVKLWDFLFYASFGFVVTSSVAIAGVLLVFCYLIVPSVGAMLFADRIGTRLAIGWTMGTLVSALGCYVSVWADLPTGATIVCTFGAVLVAMALLRTAHFALRRRSQDARPRLRASIAAK; this comes from the coding sequence ATGGAAATACTTCAATTTTTGATGCTTCCGTTCGTCGCCAGTTTGATTCTCACCGGCATTCACGCTTATCTCGGCGTGCATGTCGTTGAGCGCGGTGTGATCTTCGTCGATCTCGCGCTGGCACAGATTGCGGCACTGGGTGCAACCATCGCGATTCTGTTCGGCATGGACCCTCATGGCTCGGCAGCCTATTGGTTCAGTCTTGGATTTACGTTTCTGGGCGCCGCGATCTTTGCTCTGGTGCGCTCCCGGCATAAGCGGATTCCGCTGGAGGCGATCATCGGAATTACCTACGCAGTCGCTTCTGCAGGAGCCATCCTGGCGATGAGCAAAGCTACGGGCGAAACCGAGCACCTGAAGGACATGCTGGTTGGAAACATCCTCGCAGTTTCAAAGCAGGACGTAATCAAGACCGCGATTCTTTACGGGGCGATCGGCACATTTCACTACATCTTTCGACGAAAGTTTCTGCTGATCTCGATGAATGAGGATGCTGCTCGGGGCCGCGGCATCAATGTAAAGCTCTGGGATTTTCTCTTTTACGCGTCGTTCGGGTTCGTGGTCACGTCGTCAGTGGCTATTGCCGGGGTATTGCTGGTTTTTTGCTATCTGATCGTGCCGTCGGTTGGAGCCATGTTGTTTGCAGACCGAATTGGGACTCGCCTGGCGATTGGATGGACGATGGGAACGCTAGTGTCGGCGCTCGGCTGCTATGTCTCGGTTTGGGCGGATCTGCCGACTGGAGCGACCATCGTATGTACCTTCGGCGCCGTGCTCGTCGCCATGGCACTACTCCGAACCGCGCACTTCGCCTTGCGGCGTCGCAGTCAAGATGCCCGGCCGCGCCTTCGCGCGTCGATTGCGGCAAAATGA
- a CDS encoding OmpA family protein: MSPRFVSFLGRVLLTVVAAAISVMAQAAPQSSSADETQPSKVDVFAGYSYLSPNGAINGNKGITKGFTVASSYWLNKYFGGVIETGTHLGDINTFNTLTAGPTFRIPLEGLTPFGLATFGMNREAPAGINSSTGFGFVGGGGFDLHFLKRVDIRLIEAEYEYAHHNFGFIGGSPVSVRDNMGGAKISGGLVFKFGSVGPPPVPPSASCSAQPTDVFAGEPVQVTTQPSNFNPKRTLTYAYTATGGKVNGTGQTVNVDTAGMAPGSYTVSSNVSDGKKGAATCSATFNVKQQRAPTVTCSANPTTVRQGDTATITADGKSEDNRPLTYKFDTTAGTMSPNGAQATLSTQGAQPGPITVTCTATDDRNLSGNGQTTVTVEAPPPPPPPPPQASKINQIEFPNLKKPWRVDNTAKAVLDDVALRLQREPDSRLVIVGSTDPSEKRPNLSAERAVDAKFYLTNDKGIDPSRIETRSGGTGGKIAEFWIVPPGATYQGTEPVVDETKIKPIPDHPAPKAPARRRAAAPKKPS; this comes from the coding sequence ATGTCACCTCGCTTTGTAAGTTTTTTAGGTCGTGTGTTGCTGACGGTTGTAGCTGCGGCTATTTCCGTAATGGCACAAGCTGCACCACAGTCATCCTCGGCGGATGAAACCCAACCATCAAAGGTGGATGTCTTCGCCGGGTACTCGTATCTGAGTCCCAACGGCGCCATTAACGGTAATAAGGGGATTACCAAAGGTTTCACGGTAGCCTCTTCTTATTGGCTCAATAAGTACTTCGGTGGCGTCATCGAAACTGGCACCCATCTCGGAGACATCAACACCTTCAACACCCTGACTGCTGGCCCAACCTTCCGAATCCCGCTGGAAGGACTCACGCCATTTGGACTCGCCACATTCGGGATGAATCGCGAAGCTCCGGCTGGCATTAACTCCTCGACTGGCTTCGGCTTTGTGGGTGGTGGCGGTTTCGACTTGCATTTCCTAAAGCGAGTTGACATTCGTCTGATTGAAGCCGAGTACGAGTACGCACATCACAATTTCGGATTTATAGGCGGCTCCCCGGTCAGCGTTCGCGACAATATGGGCGGAGCCAAAATCAGCGGTGGTTTGGTTTTCAAGTTCGGCAGCGTTGGGCCACCTCCGGTTCCGCCGTCGGCTTCCTGCTCGGCTCAGCCTACGGACGTGTTTGCGGGTGAGCCTGTACAGGTCACGACGCAGCCTTCGAATTTCAATCCGAAGCGCACGCTAACCTATGCGTATACCGCTACGGGCGGGAAGGTGAACGGGACCGGACAGACGGTGAACGTCGATACCGCTGGCATGGCTCCGGGCTCGTATACCGTCAGTTCGAATGTGAGCGACGGCAAGAAGGGCGCGGCGACGTGCTCTGCGACATTTAATGTGAAGCAGCAGCGCGCACCTACAGTTACCTGCTCGGCCAATCCAACCACGGTGCGCCAGGGCGATACTGCCACTATCACTGCCGATGGAAAGAGCGAAGACAATCGTCCGCTGACTTACAAGTTCGACACGACAGCTGGAACGATGTCTCCCAACGGCGCACAGGCAACTCTGAGCACGCAAGGTGCACAGCCGGGTCCGATTACCGTAACCTGCACAGCGACCGACGATCGCAATCTGAGCGGAAACGGACAGACCACTGTGACGGTTGAGGCGCCACCACCTCCGCCGCCACCACCACCGCAAGCCAGCAAGATCAACCAGATCGAGTTCCCGAACCTGAAGAAGCCGTGGCGCGTGGACAACACCGCGAAAGCTGTGTTGGACGATGTCGCTCTGCGCCTGCAGCGTGAGCCCGACTCTCGACTGGTGATCGTTGGGTCGACAGATCCAAGTGAGAAGCGGCCGAACCTCTCGGCAGAACGTGCCGTGGATGCTAAGTTCTATCTCACCAACGATAAGGGCATCGATCCAAGCCGTATTGAGACTCGCTCGGGCGGAACCGGCGGTAAGATCGCCGAGTTCTGGATTGTTCCCCCTGGGGCTACTTACCAGGGTACTGAGCCAGTTGTGGATGAGACGAAGATCAAACCGATCCCGGATCATCCGGCTCCGAAGGCCCCGGCCCGCAGAAGGGCTGCGGCGCCAAAAAAGCCTAGCTAG
- a CDS encoding NIPSNAP family protein translates to MNLLLFVLLTMATTLTQAQTKSTEHTAHLQDFPVIEFRRYTIKAGEREHFARYFESYFPEAIQQVGAIAVGQFFERADPSRFTWIRGFHDMDGRASANGALYGGPLWREHRDTMNHLMLDSDNVLLLRPLSPERGITVLPAVDPVYEPKGAQGVIVAQIFAVKPNGIEAFTRQAETAFNGYRSAGAREAGVLVTLDVPNNFPKLPFRTDGPFLVWLGVLKDDKALETRFRALANRSAESLSAGGLLRGTTELVVMDPAHRSRLRWLSEWQQ, encoded by the coding sequence ATGAACCTACTCTTATTTGTACTCCTGACTATGGCTACAACACTCACCCAAGCGCAGACCAAATCCACCGAGCACACCGCTCACCTGCAGGACTTTCCTGTCATCGAGTTTCGCCGTTACACCATCAAGGCAGGCGAGCGAGAACACTTTGCCCGGTATTTCGAAAGTTACTTCCCGGAAGCCATTCAGCAAGTTGGCGCAATCGCCGTCGGCCAATTCTTTGAGCGCGCCGATCCTTCCAGATTTACCTGGATTCGAGGTTTCCACGACATGGACGGTCGCGCGAGCGCCAATGGCGCCCTCTACGGTGGGCCTCTGTGGAGAGAACATCGCGACACAATGAATCACCTTATGCTCGATAGCGACAATGTGCTCCTGCTCCGTCCGTTAAGTCCCGAAAGAGGAATTACCGTTCTTCCCGCAGTCGATCCTGTGTATGAGCCCAAAGGTGCTCAAGGCGTGATAGTAGCGCAGATATTCGCAGTAAAGCCGAACGGCATCGAAGCATTTACGCGGCAGGCGGAAACCGCGTTTAACGGATATCGGTCCGCGGGAGCTCGCGAGGCAGGCGTGCTGGTCACCCTCGACGTGCCAAATAATTTTCCCAAACTCCCCTTCCGCACCGATGGCCCTTTTCTTGTCTGGCTGGGAGTGCTCAAGGACGACAAAGCCCTCGAAACCCGATTTCGGGCACTCGCCAATCGCTCGGCTGAATCGCTTTCTGCGGGCGGCCTGCTGCGAGGCACCACGGAGTTAGTGGTGATGGACCCTGCGCACCGCTCCCGTTTACGCTGGTTGTCTGAATGGCAGCAGTGA
- a CDS encoding MGMT family protein, with the protein MNRTKIVAAIRQIPRGMVSTYGAVACAAGLPRGARQAAAALRTAVGLPWHRVLGFGGAIKLRGNSAFEQRFRLEAEGVRFRGRRVDMSQHEYKFPRIAPARAKRIG; encoded by the coding sequence ATGAACCGCACCAAAATTGTCGCTGCCATACGCCAGATTCCACGCGGCATGGTTTCTACCTACGGAGCTGTTGCGTGCGCCGCAGGTTTGCCCCGAGGAGCGCGTCAAGCTGCCGCCGCCCTTCGCACGGCAGTCGGATTACCGTGGCACCGGGTCCTCGGCTTTGGTGGAGCAATCAAGCTGCGTGGAAACTCCGCATTCGAGCAGCGCTTCCGCTTGGAAGCCGAAGGCGTCCGCTTCCGCGGTCGCCGCGTGGATATGTCGCAGCATGAATACAAGTTTCCGCGTATTGCTCCTGCGCGAGCGAAGCGAATCGGCTGA
- a CDS encoding pyridoxamine 5'-phosphate oxidase family protein, protein MGNKLDGDLHTGQTTMNVTERTQLRRLPNRGSHEVEAVCQILDAGFLAHVGFNVDGQPFVIPTLYGREGEALYLHGSAASRMLRELDGGIPACVNVTLVDGLVLARSAFHHSMNYRSVVAFGTARKVNDPKQKTEALRVISEHVIRGRWNEVRLPTEKELKATAVLEFTIEEASAKVRTGPPLDDEEDYALPVWAGVLPLTLTPNRPIPDSRLSEGTAVPGYVRHYGNGIRT, encoded by the coding sequence TTGGGAAACAAATTGGATGGTGACCTTCACACGGGACAGACAACGATGAACGTTACGGAGCGCACGCAACTCCGGCGTCTTCCCAACCGCGGGTCGCATGAGGTCGAGGCGGTGTGCCAGATCCTCGACGCCGGCTTCCTCGCACACGTCGGCTTCAATGTGGATGGTCAGCCTTTCGTGATCCCAACGCTGTATGGACGCGAAGGAGAGGCGCTTTACCTGCACGGCTCTGCAGCCAGCCGCATGTTGCGTGAGTTGGATGGTGGCATTCCTGCTTGCGTGAATGTCACGCTTGTCGACGGCCTTGTTCTGGCGCGCTCCGCTTTTCATCATTCCATGAACTACCGCTCCGTAGTGGCATTTGGAACCGCGCGCAAAGTCAACGATCCCAAACAGAAAACTGAAGCACTCCGAGTGATTTCCGAACACGTGATCCGTGGCCGCTGGAACGAGGTTCGCCTTCCCACCGAAAAAGAGCTCAAAGCAACTGCGGTGCTGGAGTTCACAATTGAGGAAGCTTCCGCCAAGGTACGCACGGGCCCGCCATTGGACGATGAAGAAGATTACGCATTACCAGTGTGGGCCGGAGTGCTGCCTCTGACATTGACGCCAAACAGGCCGATTCCTGATTCGAGACTCTCGGAAGGAACCGCAGTGCCTGGGTACGTTCGGCATTACGGTAATGGCATTAGAACCTAG
- a CDS encoding PLP-dependent aminotransferase family protein, with amino-acid sequence MALVIPLSRGAGPISRQVYLALRGAIVQGTFRPGDRLPATRDLAEQLGVSRTVVLLAYDQLLSEGFVEGRSGSGTYASKVFGASPRAAADSAQLRLSRFGTSAATAASTVDFPRRRSAALRYDFAYRRSGVDEFPFEVWRRILMRRARKASVRHFDYGPAAGSLALREAIAVHLRRSRAAVCDASQVIIVNGSQQALDLAARVLMERGDRVVVEDPQYQGAREVFRAAGARLHPVPVDREGLNPAKLPRGARIAFVTPSHQFPTGAILPLARRLALLEWAKKEEAVVIEDDYDGEFRYEGQPVESMQGLDTEGRVIYLGTFSRTIFPALRIGYLIAPKSLVPAFTSGKWLCDRHTATLEQETLAEFISSGAYERHLRRTRRANAVRRAALLEAIHKQLRGFDVTGDGSGTHVVLWPGKPASEEDLIARAASQEVGVYGIAKYFLRTPARAGLMLGYSGMNEQQIREGIRCLGKAIA; translated from the coding sequence ATGGCTCTAGTAATACCACTATCTAGAGGAGCTGGGCCGATCTCACGCCAGGTATACCTGGCTCTTCGCGGCGCCATCGTGCAAGGAACATTTCGCCCTGGAGATCGGCTTCCGGCGACGCGCGATCTGGCGGAGCAGCTTGGGGTTTCACGGACGGTGGTTCTGCTGGCATACGATCAACTGCTGTCTGAAGGGTTCGTCGAAGGCCGTTCCGGATCGGGAACCTATGCCTCCAAAGTTTTCGGTGCGAGCCCAAGAGCGGCCGCCGATTCCGCCCAGCTGCGCCTGTCGCGGTTCGGGACTTCAGCCGCGACGGCTGCTTCGACCGTTGACTTTCCGCGACGACGGTCGGCAGCGCTGCGCTACGACTTCGCGTACCGGCGCAGCGGAGTGGACGAGTTTCCATTCGAAGTGTGGCGGCGGATATTAATGCGGCGCGCGCGGAAAGCGTCTGTGCGCCACTTCGACTATGGTCCAGCAGCGGGAAGCCTCGCCCTGCGCGAAGCGATCGCAGTTCACCTGCGGCGTTCCCGCGCTGCGGTTTGCGACGCGTCCCAGGTGATCATCGTGAACGGCTCGCAGCAGGCGCTGGATCTTGCAGCCCGCGTTCTCATGGAACGTGGCGATCGCGTTGTGGTGGAGGACCCGCAATATCAAGGTGCGAGAGAGGTGTTTCGAGCTGCAGGAGCACGGCTGCATCCGGTGCCTGTGGATCGTGAGGGTTTAAATCCTGCGAAGCTGCCGCGCGGCGCGCGCATTGCTTTTGTGACTCCGTCCCATCAATTTCCCACTGGAGCGATTTTGCCGTTGGCTCGGCGGTTGGCTCTGCTGGAGTGGGCGAAGAAGGAGGAGGCCGTGGTGATTGAAGACGATTACGACGGCGAGTTCCGTTATGAAGGACAGCCCGTCGAGTCGATGCAGGGGCTGGACACCGAAGGGCGTGTGATCTATTTAGGAACGTTCTCGCGCACGATTTTTCCCGCACTGCGAATCGGTTATCTAATCGCGCCGAAGTCACTGGTGCCAGCATTTACGTCAGGCAAATGGCTTTGTGATCGCCACACCGCTACTCTCGAGCAGGAGACGTTGGCGGAGTTCATTTCCAGCGGAGCCTATGAACGGCATCTGCGACGCACGCGACGCGCCAACGCGGTGCGTCGCGCTGCGTTGCTCGAAGCGATTCACAAGCAGCTACGAGGATTTGACGTGACGGGCGACGGCTCCGGAACTCACGTAGTGCTGTGGCCCGGCAAACCGGCTTCGGAGGAAGATCTGATCGCACGTGCAGCCTCGCAAGAGGTTGGCGTTTACGGCATCGCGAAATACTTTTTGAGGACGCCCGCAAGGGCGGGGCTCATGCTGGGATATTCGGGAATGAATGAGCAGCAGATTCGTGAAGGAATCCGGTGCCTCGGAAAGGCCATAGCCTAG